The DNA region GGAATACAATATGGATTTCGGCACGGTGACCGCCACCGTGGCGATGTCGCTAAACTAATTTTTCCTTTTTTCTATGCTATAATTTTAAAAAATCATGCCGAGACTCGACGGGGAAAATATTTATCTGGAATCAGTCAAGCCGCAAAACATCGCCTTGATCCGTCAGTGGTCGGTCAGATCGCGGGATTCTTTTTTTCTGAACAAAACCACGCTGACGGCCAGCGCCGACGATCTCGCCCTGCTCATCAGCTCGCTCAATCATCAATTTTATCTGGCGCACAACCGTAGCGGCCAGCCGATCGGCGTGCTGCTTTTCAGCAATATTCATAATCCGCAGCATATCGCTGAAGTCAGTCTGACCCTGCAGCCTTCCCAAAACAACACCAAGCTCCTCAAAGAAGCGCTGGAAACCGGACTGGTCAATCTTTTTAGCAAGACCAATTTGGTCAAAGTATACTGCCACTGCCAGCCGCACGAACTGGAGCTGAAAAAAATCCTGCTGGAATGCTTTTTTAAAAAAGAAGGCCAGCTCAACGAACATCTTTTTTACAACAACAAATTTCACGATCAGGAAATTTTCGGCCTGAATAAAGAGGATTATTACAAATGAGCGAAAAGATCACGATCAATCTGCGCCATCTGGAAAAACGCGACATACCCAAAGTCGCCGCCTGGCTGACCAATGCCGATTATTATCGGCACAATCTAACAACTTACCCCTGCCAGAATAAACGCCTGCTACAAAACCAGCTGCTCAAAGAGATCGCGGTCGGGCGGATGATCGAAGCGCGCACGCGGCTGCTCGCCGCGGAAGCCAACGGTGAGATTTTGACGGCTTTTATCGCCTTGCAAAATTTCAGCTGGCAAAACCGCAATGCTGTTTTGCAGATCTATATTCCCGCGGAATTCCGTAGCACCGATCTAGGTCTGGTTATCGTCACGCAGGTTTATAATTATATTTTTAAAGACCTCGGTTTGCGCAAAGTGTACACTTACGTTTCCGGCGGCGACGCGGAAAAACTGGAGCGTTACAAAGCGGCCAAGCAAGAGCCGGAAGCCGTGCTCTACAATTATTTGCGCGGAGCGGATGGAAAACCGGAAACGCTACATATTTTCGGCACATTCCAAAAAGACGTTCTTAAAAAAGCGTCAACTGGCGCCAAAAAAGATTGATCTTTTATTCGCCGGCTGCCTGTCGCACCGGCCAGATCTCCAGGCCGGTTGTTTTGTTCAGCCAGCGGATTATGATATTGGCATTGAGGTCAAAAAGCGGCCACATTAGATTGAAATAAAAATGCAGACGGCCTTTCCA from Candidatus Margulisiibacteriota bacterium includes:
- a CDS encoding GNAT family N-acetyltransferase produces the protein MPRLDGENIYLESVKPQNIALIRQWSVRSRDSFFLNKTTLTASADDLALLISSLNHQFYLAHNRSGQPIGVLLFSNIHNPQHIAEVSLTLQPSQNNTKLLKEALETGLVNLFSKTNLVKVYCHCQPHELELKKILLECFFKKEGQLNEHLFYNNKFHDQEIFGLNKEDYYK